From one Cucurbita pepo subsp. pepo cultivar mu-cu-16 chromosome LG17, ASM280686v2, whole genome shotgun sequence genomic stretch:
- the LOC111778202 gene encoding DNA-directed RNA polymerase III subunit RPC9-like codes for MKILEANAGPLTNFEVLDFLRSKGAAKDPTRVLAKVVPSEYKVYDYLNQTPASYQTREAILEFVDKSKKYDLAKAEILNIVNLGPITPVEIFPIIEESDVRMGDDGIQELTEMVEQVFPAPQSTSEVAPKECKEAEAMEKEEGVGGADEETMVTT; via the exons ATGAAAAT ATTAGAGGCAAACGCAGGCCCTCTTACTAATTTCGAGGTTCTCGACTTTCTAAGATCAAAGGGAGCAGCTAAGGATCCCACTAGGGTTCTTGCGAAAGTGGTACCATCCGAGTACAAG gttTATGATTATTTGAATCAAACTCCTGCTTCTTATCAAACAAGAGAAGCTATTCTTGAGTTTGTTGACAAGTCCAAAAAGTATGATCTAGCGAAAGCTGAAATTCTGAATATCGTTAACTTGGGGCCGATTACTCCGGTTGAGATATTTCCG ATTATAGAAGAAAGTGATGTTCGTATGGGAGATGATGGAATTCAAGAGCTTACGGAGATGGTGGAACAGGTGTTCCCCGCACCTCAATCAACATCCGAAGTAGCTCCAAAGGAATGTAAAGAGGCCGAAGCCATGGAGAAGGAGGAAGGAGTTGGGGGTGCCGATGAAGAAACCATGGTAACAACTTGA